TATGACTCATATAGAACAACAACCACAAAATTGAGTTGAATAGTAACTTATTTTGTACTTGGGTTGTTGGAAAGATTATTTGGAGGAGCTGTGATGCTTTGTAATCCTTGTGTAATATCAGCCTTGTTCCAAAGATATTGCGTCGTAGGACACTGGATGAAGAGATGCTCAATAGATTCATTATTTGATTTGCACATAACACACCAACTTGAGCTTAAACACATTgtaattttgattcttttttgaATCAAATCCAACGACAAAACATCATTATATGCAGTAAAGTCCATAAAAAAACTTTACATATTTTGGGATTTTGGATTTCCATAAATGCCTGTAGAGTGATGTTTATGTAAgcattatttgtttgaaagagTGGATGACTTCTTTAACAGACATGGTAGAGAAAGCCCCATGTTTGTTTAACTTTCATTCGAGCTTGTTTATACCTTTATGGCTAGATATCTATTAGGAAAAGATGCTTTTATGGAGTTCCAAAGCATTGTTTTTCCTATCGTTAAAAGGTTCTTCTTTGGCTTGATATCCCAATCACCAATATCCTCATTTCATGCATCTACGATTGTTCCATTCTTGATCATTGATAGTGCAAAGAATCTAGGAACCTTAATTTTAAGTGGTATTTCATAATTCCATACTCCATGCCAGAAAACTATGTATTTACCATCATTCactttccatttcattttgcTATTATACCACTCAATCCCTTTACATATAGATCTCCCAAGGGCATTTTGAGCTGTTATGTTTTCCTCATTTTGAGCTGTTATGTTTTCCTTATAGTGGAAATTCTCCCAATGAGTTTGGAATATTTAGCCATAGAGATTTTGGCTCACACTGATATCTCCATAGCCATTTGGTTAGTAGAGtgaaatttgtgtttgagatTGATGTAATGTCAAGACTACCTTTGTCTTTTATAGTTGTCCATTTAATCGGAATTAGccattttttggattttttattaACACATAAGTTGTCGTAATTGCCTTTCCACAAAATACTTTAACTTTATGAAGACGTCTAAgctaattatgaaaattaagcttaatTAGTTACCAAAAGTTAATTTCATGAGCACTCTTTTTATctctaattttctaatttttttttaaattttgttgatctATTTTCTATCatgtatttgattaaaaaatcaagctaaatgatagaaactaaaaaaaatactttcaaaaactttattttgattttttaaaattttttttattaacaattaatttttttttactaaagtAAGAAGAAAACTACAGTAAATTACAGTATGGGTATTAAATTGGGACTTTCGATTTTtcgattttttctttttttagttctaCACATCTTAATCACTTACTTGACTTTTGAGCTAGTTTGAAGATTCCAAGcctctttcattttgtttttgaataaaaatactaaaacatttaaaatggattatgtatatataaagaattttGTACACCCCAAACTATACACAGAGATGATGGTGTACGAAATAGTTTATATGAATTGAACTTGACAATGGTGCTTTCTAACCCAACCTTGTGTCTCCAACGTTGATatcttcaacaattttttccCATATCTAATTGTTTATCAGTTTCACTTATGCCAATATGTTTCTTAATTACATGTTGATTTAGAAGTGATATCAGTTAAAAACTATCATTCATTAATCATATCGAACTATCACCGTGTATGTAAGATGTCTCCAGCTTTTACGTCAGATTTAAATTAAGGTTGGAGATAAACCATCATTAGTTCATCATAGCCAAACTGTCATCATATCTCGATGACATCCTTATATAGATCACAGTTTGTAATCTATCATCAGATGTATATAAAGGTTGGAGATGGTAAATAAAAACACTATTAGTTTCCCCTTTGTATAGTTCAACAAAGAAGGCATTATGTCCTCTTCCACCTCTCTCCTTTACCTTTCATTCTTTCCACTATTTACATGACATTAAAGGGTAAATAAtatccaaaatattttgagaaattattgtaaataaccgaattgtataaaatatttacgaaatataatataattttgtattttatcaataatagtaGACACGGTTAGGCTTTTATGACTTcttatcattgatataatttaaaattttgctttattttataaatattttggttcattttgctccaaatattttctttatcttcacACTTTACCTCCAGGTCAATTCtcctttaaatatatatttgtcgataaaatttttgaaaagaagaaatattgTTGAAGAGTTCAAATTGAGTTGGAAGTGATTGTTTTTGGTTGTTTCCTTATTCTATAAATACATCCAAATCATTTACTTGACTTGACTTAAAAAAGATGTCCAAACTTTTTaggtcttcttcttttcatttttggaaaaaaaaaaaagttagaattacAAAGATGCTCCTAAAATTTGTAGTTCGTGTAAAAATACCTTAAtcgttaaaattttgtttgaaaaataccCTTGATCTATCgaaaagttttataaatactCTTAAGCTTTTCTCACCAACCAAAgttttaagttaaaatcatagttttaaatttatttgactattaacaGAGAGTGATAGAATATGTATTATATCTAATACACATAATATTGTGATGGATTTATCAGTGTGATATTTTTTtgactaattattattttaatatgttttatggagaatattttattttgaaattttgtgagattttatattttaaccaaGGTTTAAAATACGATTATgaaaagattataaataaataaataaatttaagttagtaaataaatattttattattttcaaataagtaaacaagtctaatatttctattattttcattttgatgtttatttcTCGTAATTTGTGTATTAATATCGATATAtggattcaaatttaaactatggTTTTCACTAAAAAGAATTGGTTTTCAGTTTTGGATGGTAAGAATTTGATGTAAAAATTACGTTtctagctttttttttttttagtttaagtgtatttatgaaagtttaaaatagagtatattttaaacaaaactttaataatttCCGTTCAAAACGCGTTAAAGGTATTTTCTTAAAAgcctttttgaaaattcatggatattttttatacaaactagaaagttattttttatttttgtaatttagggAAAGAGATTAGAAATGAAGTTTGGTGAAGTTGATGGCGTCTTTCTACACCATATCCTTCCCTAGCTGTCTACATGCATGTGTGTCGTTAACTCACTATTCAAAGttgaaaaggtaaaagaaagaaaattgttagaattaTTATAAGAGGCTCTTAACTCACATCAGATTTTGCAAACCACTATCTTGTATGAATTACAGCAAGTAGTGATGATCATCATGTtctacttctttcttctctttcttttcctctctaATATTTCACTTACTGTTAGTTCccaacatcatcatcatcatcttctacTGTGTCATCCTCAACAAAGCTTAGCATTACTTCAATTCAAGAATGCTTTTTCCTTGGGTGCGCCATCAAGTTATTGCAGTAAGTCGTATCCAAGAACAACAACATGGAATGAGAGCACAGATTGCTGTTTATGGGACGGCGTGGAGTGCGACGACCAAGGACAAGGCCATGTGGTTGCCCTTCATCTTGGTTGCAGTTTACTCCAAGGAACTCTTCATCCTAACAGCACCCTTTTCACTCTTTCCCACCTCCAAACCTTGAATCTTTCTTCTAACAATTTTTCAGGATCTCCCTTTTCACCTCAATTTGGAATCCTTTCAAACTTGAGAGTTTTGGATCTTTCCAGGTCCTTTTTCAAAGGCCACGTTCCATTACAAATATCACATTTGTCTAAATTGGTTTcccttcatcttttttataatttcgaTCTCACTTTTTCAAACATGGTTATGAATCAACTTGTTCTTAACCTAACCAATCTAAGGGATCTTGGGCTTGCTCATACAAATCTATCACACATCATACCCACTTCTAATTTCatgaatttctctctctctctagagTCTCTTGATCTTTCTTATTCCTACTTGTCTGGAAATTTTCCTGACCACATTTTCAATCTTCCAAATTTACATGTGTTAGCACTTCAATATAACCTTGAGTTGAATGGACATCTGCCCACGTCTAATTGGAGTCGATCCCTTCAACTTTTGGATCTTTCTTTCACTAATTTTTCAGGAGGGATCCCAAGCTCCATTGGTGAAGCCAGAGCCTTGAGGTATTTGGACCTTGGATCCTGCAACTTCAATGGTGAAATTTCTAATTTCGAAATCCATTCTAATCCTTTGATCATGGGTGATCAATTAGTACCCAATTGTGTGTTCAACATCACCAAAAGAGCACCTTCTTCatctaattcatttttaagTACTCTTCTTCCTGGAAATGTTTGTTCAACAGGACAGCTTTCAAATCTTACCCATTTGAACTTGGCAAGCAACAATTTCACTGGTGTCATCCCCTCTTGGCTATTTTCATTACCAACCTTAAAATTTCTGAATCTATATCATAACAATTTCTCTGGTTTCATGAGGGATTTTAGGTCCAACACATTGGAGTATGTTGATGCAAGTTTTAACCAGTTCCAAGGTGAAATCCCCTTGTCCGTCTATAGACAAGTGAACCTTAGAGAGTTAAGATTATGCCACAACAATTTGAGTGGGGTTTTTAATTTAGACATTGAGAGAATCCCAAGTCTAACATCTCTATGTGTTTCCAACAATCCCCAACTCTCAATATTCTCATCCAAACCTATCTCCTCAAATCTTGAATTCATTAGTATGTCATCCgtcaaattaaacaacaatGTCCCCTACTTTTTAAGATATCAGAAGAATTTGAGCATTCTAGAACTTTCTCATAATGCTTTGTCCTCAGGAATGGAGCATCTCCTCTCTTTGCCTAAGTTAAAGAGAttgtttcttgattttaatttgttcaataAGCTACCAACTCCAATATTGTTGCCATCAATTATGGAATATTTTAGTGTTTCAAATAATGAGGTAAGTGGAAACATTCATCCTTCAATTTGCGAAGCCACCAATCTTATATTCCTTGATTTGTCAAATAATAGCTTTAGTGGTACAATTCCACCTTGTCTCTCCAACATGTCTAATCTAAACACTTTGATATTGAAAAGTAACAACTTTTCTGGGGTTATTCCCACACcacaaaatattcaatactACCTTGCTTCAGAAAATCACTTCACTGGAGAAATCCCATTTTCAATCTGCTTTGCAAACAACCTTGCAATCCTTGGTCTTTCCAATAATCACTTGAGTGGTACACTTCCACCATGTCTCACAAACATAGCTTCTCTGTTAGCATTGAATCTTCAAGCTAACGACATTTCTGGAACCATTCCCTCAACATTTTCAACATCATGTAAGTTAAGAAGCCTTGACTTGAGCAACAACAAACTAGAAGGAGAATTGCCAACCTCCTTGTTGAACTGTGAGGATCTCCAAATTTTAGatgttgaaaataataatataacagGTCACTTCCCCCATTGGTTGTCTACTCTCCCGTTACGAGCTCTTATCTTTCGATCAAATCGATTTTACGGTCACCTCAACAACTCATTCAACACATACTCTTTTTTCAACCTACGAATCCTTGATCTATCTTTCAATCATTTTAGTGGCCCATTACCATCAAACTTGTTTCTAAACTTGAGagccataaaaaaatttgatttgataccTCAATTTGATGATTACCTTTATCCTGAATGGTTTTTCTTCGGCTCCTCGGATAATTACCAAGATTCCTTGTTATTAACACTAAAAGGATCGAACCAAAGGGTGGAAAGAATACTGAAGGCATTCAAAGCTATGGATTTATCAAGTAATGATTTTAGTGGAGAGATACCAAGTGAAATTGGGATACTTCGGTTTTTGGGAGGTCTCAACATTTCCCACAATAAGTTAACAGGTGAAATTCCTACGTCGTTGGGAAATTTGACAAACCTCGAATGGTTGGATCTTTCTTCAAATGAACTCAGAGGTCAGATCCCTCCTCAGTTGGGTGCTCTTACATATCTCTCTATTTTGAACCTCTCACAAAATCAATTGTCAGGACCAATTCCTCAAGGAAAACAGTTTGCTACTTTTGAGAGTTCTTCATACGTTGGAAATATTGGACTCTGTAACTTTCCTCTGCCAAACTGTGGTGGGGATGAAACAGGGAATAGCCATGAATCTCAATTAgtagatgatgatgatgaagatgatagTTTATCAAAAGGGTTTTGGTGGAAAGTTGTATTCTTGGGGTATGGATGTGGAATGGGCTTTGGAATTTTTGTTGGATATCTTGTTTTTCGAATTGGAAAACCTGTGTGGATTGTAGCAAGGGTGGAAGGCAAACCAAGGAGGAAC
This DNA window, taken from Cucumis sativus cultivar 9930 chromosome 6, Cucumber_9930_V3, whole genome shotgun sequence, encodes the following:
- the LOC101213157 gene encoding receptor-like protein 9DC3, which codes for MIIMFYFFLLFLFLSNISLTVSSQHHHHHLLLCHPQQSLALLQFKNAFSLGAPSSYCSKSYPRTTTWNESTDCCLWDGVECDDQGQGHVVALHLGCSLLQGTLHPNSTLFTLSHLQTLNLSSNNFSGSPFSPQFGILSNLRVLDLSRSFFKGHVPLQISHLSKLVSLHLFYNFDLTFSNMVMNQLVLNLTNLRDLGLAHTNLSHIIPTSNFMNFSLSLESLDLSYSYLSGNFPDHIFNLPNLHVLALQYNLELNGHLPTSNWSRSLQLLDLSFTNFSGGIPSSIGEARALRYLDLGSCNFNGEISNFEIHSNPLIMGDQLVPNCVFNITKRAPSSSNSFLSTLLPGNVCSTGQLSNLTHLNLASNNFTGVIPSWLFSLPTLKFLNLYHNNFSGFMRDFRSNTLEYVDASFNQFQGEIPLSVYRQVNLRELRLCHNNLSGVFNLDIERIPSLTSLCVSNNPQLSIFSSKPISSNLEFISMSSVKLNNNVPYFLRYQKNLSILELSHNALSSGMEHLLSLPKLKRLFLDFNLFNKLPTPILLPSIMEYFSVSNNEVSGNIHPSICEATNLIFLDLSNNSFSGTIPPCLSNMSNLNTLILKSNNFSGVIPTPQNIQYYLASENHFTGEIPFSICFANNLAILGLSNNHLSGTLPPCLTNIASLLALNLQANDISGTIPSTFSTSCKLRSLDLSNNKLEGELPTSLLNCEDLQILDVENNNITGHFPHWLSTLPLRALIFRSNRFYGHLNNSFNTYSFFNLRILDLSFNHFSGPLPSNLFLNLRAIKKFDLIPQFDDYLYPEWFFFGSSDNYQDSLLLTLKGSNQRVERILKAFKAMDLSSNDFSGEIPSEIGILRFLGGLNISHNKLTGEIPTSLGNLTNLEWLDLSSNELRGQIPPQLGALTYLSILNLSQNQLSGPIPQGKQFATFESSSYVGNIGLCNFPLPNCGGDETGNSHESQLVDDDDEDDSLSKGFWWKVVFLGYGCGMGFGIFVGYLVFRIGKPVWIVARVEGKPRRNNYRAAGRNN